In Humulus lupulus chromosome 7, drHumLupu1.1, whole genome shotgun sequence, the following are encoded in one genomic region:
- the LOC133791854 gene encoding transcription initiation factor TFIID subunit 5-like, translating into MELKATYLIFKILLLSAVLQGDDDANPNEFGSNGGKRPYTLFQGHSGPVYSASFSLMGDFILSSSADSTIRLWSTELNANLVCYKGHNYPVWDVQYSPVGHYFASASHDRTARIWSMERIQPLRIMAGHLSDVDCVQWHANCNYIATGSSDKTVRLWDVQSGEYVRIFIEQSILDHNRFCNKKTG; encoded by the exons ATGGAGTTAAAAGCTA catatcttatttttaaaatacTGCTGCTATCAGCTGTTTTGCAGGGTGACGATGATGCAAATCCAAATGAGTTTGGTTCAAATGGAGGAAAAAGACCCTATACCTTATTTCAGGGGCACTCAGGACCAGTTTATTCAGCTTCTTTTAGTCTTATGGGAGATTTTATACTTTCCTCTTCAGCCGATTCAACAA TTCGGTTATGGAGCACTGAACTAAATGCAAATCTTGTTTGCTACAAGGGTCATAATTACCCAGTATGGGATGTACAG TATAGTCCTGTAGGACACTATTTCGCTAGTGCATCACACGACCGGACAGCAAGGATATGGTCTATGGAAAGAATACAACCTTTGCGAATAATGGCAGGGCATTTATCTGATGTTGAT TGTGTGCAATGGCATGCCAACTGCAACTACATTGCCACTGGTTCTAGCGACAAAACAGTTCGACTGTGGGATGTCCAGAGTGGGGAATATGTCAGAATATTCATTGAGCAGTCTATACTTGATCACAATAGA